In Candidatus Eisenbacteria bacterium, one DNA window encodes the following:
- a CDS encoding pitrilysin family protein, with the protein MTFGLFLAGSSLLLSLALAASADAGALQIPPATRAKLGNGLQVVVIPTSRLPLVDFRLVARAGSVNDPAGKEGLAALMAELMTQGAAGRDARTIAEDIAFVGGSLEAGASAEQVVVTCEVLRKDFATGLELFRDVIVSPTFPAAEFERKRDETLGAIAADRNNPGSVANQALGPFLLGESPLAHPLSGWEKSVRAISREDVVAFHAQRVRPDNALLAVVGDVDPKATIGALEKAFASWKKSGEKWTDAYQAVPQVKGRKVLIVNKPEVTQTQIRLACIGVPRNHPDFYPIVVANAILGSGFTSRLVNEVRVNQGLTYSISSRFGMYRNAGTFSINTFTRNETIRKTIDTALATEKKLVDEGPSEDELAKARSYLTGQFPLGLQAPDALATQVLNVDFFGLEPNYLQTYQDKISAVSMTDVRRALKSYFCVDDLRVLVVSNPEVAKKQLEGLGTVEVRNPD; encoded by the coding sequence GTGACCTTCGGGCTGTTCCTCGCCGGCTCGAGCTTGCTGCTCTCTCTCGCACTCGCGGCCTCGGCGGACGCCGGGGCGCTCCAGATTCCGCCGGCCACGCGGGCTAAGCTCGGCAACGGTCTGCAGGTCGTGGTGATCCCGACATCGCGCCTGCCACTCGTCGACTTCCGGCTCGTGGCCCGCGCCGGATCGGTGAACGATCCCGCCGGCAAGGAAGGGCTCGCCGCGCTGATGGCGGAGCTGATGACCCAGGGCGCGGCGGGCCGCGACGCGCGCACGATCGCCGAGGACATCGCGTTCGTCGGAGGCTCGCTCGAGGCCGGCGCTTCGGCGGAGCAGGTCGTCGTCACCTGCGAAGTGCTGCGAAAAGATTTCGCCACCGGGCTCGAGCTGTTCCGTGACGTGATCGTGTCGCCCACGTTCCCCGCCGCGGAGTTCGAGCGCAAGCGGGACGAGACGCTGGGAGCGATCGCGGCCGACCGCAACAATCCCGGATCGGTGGCCAATCAGGCGCTCGGTCCGTTCCTTCTGGGCGAGAGCCCGCTGGCCCATCCGCTGAGCGGCTGGGAGAAGTCGGTACGGGCCATCTCCCGCGAGGATGTGGTCGCTTTCCACGCGCAGCGGGTGCGGCCCGACAATGCGCTGCTGGCGGTGGTGGGCGATGTCGATCCGAAGGCGACGATCGGAGCGCTCGAGAAGGCCTTCGCTTCATGGAAGAAGAGTGGCGAGAAATGGACCGATGCCTACCAGGCGGTGCCGCAGGTCAAAGGCCGCAAGGTCCTGATCGTCAACAAGCCCGAGGTGACGCAGACGCAGATCCGGCTCGCCTGCATCGGCGTGCCACGCAACCATCCGGATTTCTACCCGATCGTCGTGGCCAACGCGATTCTCGGCTCCGGCTTCACCTCACGCCTCGTCAACGAGGTGCGGGTCAATCAGGGGCTGACCTACAGCATCAGCAGCCGCTTCGGGATGTACCGCAACGCCGGGACCTTCTCGATCAACACGTTCACCCGCAACGAGACGATTCGCAAGACCATCGACACAGCACTCGCCACAGAGAAGAAGCTGGTCGACGAGGGACCGAGCGAGGACGAGCTCGCCAAGGCGCGCAGCTATCTCACCGGGCAGTTCCCGCTCGGCCTGCAGGCGCCGGACGCGCTCGCGACCCAGGTGCTGAACGTCGATTTCTTCGGTCTCGAGCCCAACTATCTCCAGACCTATCAGGACAAGATCTCGGCGGTGTCGATGACGGACGTGCGCCGCGCCCTGAAGTCGTACTTCTGCGTGGACGACCTGCGCGTCCTCGTGGTCTCGAATCCCGAGGTCGCGAAGAAACAGCTCGAGGGCCTGGGAACGGTCGAGGTGCGGAACCCCGATTAG
- a CDS encoding pitrilysin family protein → MRATLAAAWNAALILVLIAGAPAEAAKAKPKGKPAATTTASAPTTALTPARFPVARHTLPNGLVILLHEDHSVPAVTFWQWYRVGSRNEGPGITGISHFFEHMMFNGSKSVPPKEYDRIIESNGGVSNAFTDRDMTAYYEDIASDRLEVLLRVDSDRMRELLLAPELLKSEIEVVKEERRLRTDNDISGMLDESLYATAFLASPYRWPVVGWMADLERMQRTDLVDYFRTYYAPNNCILILTGDFDSKAALALIQKYFGDIPAQTAPKAPVNSEPEQRGERRAQVRYPAENESFQIGYKAPNARSEDTWVLDLLSSILGDGESSRLHQALVYEKQLALDAGTFFRPRLDPTLFEFSVEMKPGKPAREGQAALDQVLEKLVKEGPTARELDKAKNLLEADLVKSLKTNNGVGEQLGFYEHVFGDYRTLYDAIGRYRKVTLEDCRRVARATFVPERRTVVELLPTAGPEAKP, encoded by the coding sequence ATGAGAGCGACACTGGCCGCCGCATGGAACGCAGCCCTTATTCTCGTCCTGATCGCCGGCGCGCCCGCCGAAGCGGCGAAGGCGAAGCCCAAGGGAAAGCCCGCGGCGACGACCACGGCTTCAGCACCCACGACCGCCCTCACTCCCGCGCGCTTCCCGGTCGCGCGGCACACGCTGCCGAACGGACTCGTGATCCTGCTCCATGAGGACCACAGCGTCCCAGCCGTCACTTTCTGGCAGTGGTATCGGGTCGGCTCCCGCAACGAAGGGCCGGGCATCACCGGGATCTCGCACTTCTTCGAGCACATGATGTTCAACGGCTCGAAGAGCGTTCCGCCCAAGGAATACGACCGCATCATCGAATCGAACGGCGGCGTCTCGAACGCCTTCACCGATCGGGACATGACCGCCTATTACGAAGACATCGCCTCCGACCGGCTGGAGGTCCTGTTGCGCGTGGATTCGGACCGGATGCGTGAACTGCTGCTGGCGCCGGAGCTGCTGAAGAGCGAGATCGAAGTGGTGAAGGAGGAGCGCCGGCTGCGCACCGACAACGACATCTCGGGCATGCTCGACGAGAGCCTCTACGCGACGGCGTTTCTCGCCTCGCCCTATCGCTGGCCGGTGGTGGGCTGGATGGCGGATCTCGAGCGCATGCAGCGCACCGATCTGGTGGATTACTTCCGCACGTACTACGCCCCCAACAACTGCATCCTGATCCTCACCGGGGACTTCGACTCCAAAGCGGCGCTCGCTTTGATCCAGAAATATTTCGGGGACATCCCGGCACAGACCGCGCCCAAGGCGCCGGTCAATTCCGAGCCCGAGCAGCGCGGCGAGCGGCGTGCGCAGGTGCGCTATCCGGCGGAGAACGAGAGCTTCCAGATCGGCTACAAGGCGCCGAACGCGAGGAGCGAGGACACCTGGGTGCTCGATCTCCTGTCCAGCATCCTGGGCGACGGCGAGTCCTCGCGCCTCCATCAGGCGCTGGTGTACGAGAAGCAGCTTGCGCTCGACGCCGGTACGTTCTTCCGGCCACGTCTCGATCCCACGCTGTTCGAATTCTCGGTCGAGATGAAGCCGGGCAAGCCCGCGCGCGAGGGCCAGGCGGCGCTCGACCAGGTCCTGGAGAAGCTGGTGAAGGAGGGCCCGACGGCGCGCGAGCTGGACAAGGCCAAGAATCTTCTCGAGGCGGACCTGGTGAAGTCGCTCAAGACCAACAACGGCGTCGGCGAGCAGCTGGGCTTCTACGAGCACGTCTTCGGCGACTATCGCACGCTCTACGACGCGATCGGCCGCTACCGCAAGGTGACGCTGGAGGACTGCAGGCGCGTCGCTCGCGCCACGTTCGTGCCCGAGCGCCGCACCGTCGTCGAGCTGCTTCCCACCGCTGGACCGGAGGCCAAGCCGTGA
- a CDS encoding methylated-DNA--[protein]-cysteine S-methyltransferase yields the protein MMSSPVGLLFLARTDKGLRYLQYMERKSLKRMIAARSDIVPDAKWEPSLLDLKAVVEQLDAYFNGMLQEFDVPLDPVGSDFQKKVWTALSQIPFGETRSYGQIAKSIRQPKASRAVGLANNQNPIAIIVPCHRVIGANGAMTGYGGGLPRKRWLLDHETRFAGIQPTTQELFVGAGSKGRR from the coding sequence ATGATGTCGTCGCCGGTCGGCCTGCTCTTTCTCGCCCGCACCGACAAAGGCCTGCGTTATCTCCAGTACATGGAGCGCAAGAGCCTCAAGCGCATGATCGCGGCGCGCTCGGACATCGTGCCCGACGCGAAGTGGGAGCCGTCCCTGCTCGATCTCAAGGCGGTGGTGGAGCAGCTCGACGCCTACTTCAACGGCATGCTCCAGGAGTTCGATGTCCCGCTCGATCCCGTCGGGTCGGACTTCCAGAAGAAGGTGTGGACGGCGCTGAGCCAGATCCCCTTCGGTGAGACCAGGAGCTACGGTCAGATCGCCAAGAGCATCCGCCAGCCCAAGGCATCCCGGGCCGTCGGGCTCGCCAACAACCAGAACCCGATCGCGATCATCGTGCCCTGCCATCGAGTGATCGGGGCGAACGGCGCCATGACCGGATACGGCGGCGGTCTGCCGCGCAAGCGCTGGCTGCTCGACCACGAGACCCGCTTCGCCGGCATCCAGCCGACGACGCAGGAGTTGTTCGTGGGCGCCGGCTCCAAGGGCCGCCGCTAG
- a CDS encoding PhoU domain-containing protein, with protein sequence MDLILVARNLERVADLATNIAEEVVFITEARIIKHNVEEQVGDDFGRT encoded by the coding sequence ATGGACCTGATCCTGGTGGCGCGCAACCTCGAGCGCGTGGCCGATCTCGCCACCAACATCGCCGAGGAGGTGGTCTTCATCACCGAAGCCCGTATCATCAAGCACAACGTCGAGGAGCAGGTCGGAGACGACTTCGGCCGCACCTAG
- the thiL gene encoding thiamine-phosphate kinase, protein MPSLRELGEFEVLDRLKAERASASAVTLGPGDDAAVVEPAAGMELVLTTDAFVEGVHYLPAWSAPLEVGARLGCANLSDLAAMAARPRWALLSIGAREDASVDDLVEVQRGIQRVLGRHGAGVVGGNLTSVAGPQWLSLTLLGDVGKGRAWRRSGARAGDRLAVTGHPGRAGAGLALARRLGERARAPEWQTLVAAWLHPEPRVALARELGDHGGVTGAIDISDGLAGDLAKLCEASGIGARLMARDWAMDPEIERAAEALGVDPVTLRLSPSDDYELLLAIDPERAASCQAVAAASGVAFAWIGLLTADRGSIAIEDASGAARTIVERGFDSFEPRGA, encoded by the coding sequence ATGCCGTCCCTGCGCGAGCTGGGGGAGTTCGAGGTCCTCGATCGACTCAAGGCGGAACGCGCCAGCGCGAGCGCGGTGACGCTCGGTCCCGGCGATGACGCCGCGGTGGTCGAGCCCGCGGCCGGCATGGAACTGGTGCTGACCACCGACGCTTTCGTCGAGGGCGTACACTACCTGCCGGCGTGGAGCGCTCCGCTCGAGGTCGGCGCCCGCCTTGGGTGCGCCAACCTGTCCGATCTGGCGGCGATGGCTGCGCGTCCACGCTGGGCGCTGCTATCGATCGGTGCCCGCGAGGATGCTTCGGTGGACGATCTCGTCGAGGTGCAGCGTGGAATCCAGCGAGTGCTCGGCCGGCACGGCGCCGGCGTGGTCGGCGGCAATCTCACCTCGGTGGCCGGGCCGCAGTGGCTCTCGCTCACGCTGCTCGGCGACGTCGGGAAAGGCCGCGCATGGCGGCGCAGCGGCGCGCGGGCCGGAGATCGGCTCGCCGTGACCGGGCATCCGGGACGCGCCGGCGCCGGTCTGGCGCTGGCGCGCCGGCTGGGGGAGCGGGCGCGAGCGCCGGAGTGGCAGACCCTCGTGGCCGCGTGGCTTCATCCCGAACCACGCGTGGCGCTCGCGCGCGAACTAGGGGATCACGGCGGCGTCACGGGGGCGATCGACATCTCCGACGGTCTCGCCGGCGATCTCGCCAAGCTGTGCGAAGCGAGCGGGATCGGCGCGCGGCTGATGGCGCGCGACTGGGCCATGGATCCCGAGATCGAGCGTGCGGCCGAAGCCCTCGGGGTCGATCCCGTCACACTGCGCCTCTCGCCGAGTGACGACTACGAGCTCCTGCTCGCGATCGATCCGGAGCGGGCGGCATCCTGCCAGGCGGTGGCCGCAGCGAGCGGAGTGGCGTTTGCGTGGATCGGTCTCCTCACGGCAGATCGCGGATCCATCGCGATCGAGGACGCCTCGGGTGCGGCGCGGACGATCGTGGAACGGGGATTCGATTCCTTCGAGCCGCGAGGCGCCTAG
- a CDS encoding peptide chain release factor-like protein, giving the protein MPLPAHLARLALDCDITAYRSSGPGGQKKNKTESSVRVRHLPSGITRIATESRSQGRNRQLALERVWDELKRRARKPKRRIATRPSEAAVERRLTAKRRAAERKRARSSPAVE; this is encoded by the coding sequence ATGCCGCTACCGGCCCATCTCGCGCGTCTCGCGCTCGACTGCGACATCACCGCCTACCGCTCCTCGGGCCCCGGCGGTCAGAAGAAGAACAAGACGGAATCCAGCGTTCGCGTGCGCCATCTGCCGAGCGGCATCACCCGCATCGCGACCGAGAGCCGGTCGCAGGGCAGGAATCGCCAGCTCGCGCTCGAGCGCGTGTGGGACGAGCTCAAGCGCCGTGCGCGAAAGCCAAAGCGACGGATCGCGACGCGGCCGAGCGAGGCAGCCGTCGAGCGCCGGCTGACCGCGAAGCGCCGCGCGGCGGAGAGAAAGCGGGCACGGAGCAGCCCGGCCGTGGAGTGA